AATTCGATACCATGCGGGGCGATGCTAGCAAAGCATATGCCGTATTTGGTTGGCGCGCCCAAACTACTTTGGAGCAGTTATGCCAAATGATGATGCAGGAAAACTTGCGTCGTGCGGAGTAGGGGGTTCCATTTCGATGTCAGTGAAACAACTCAACCGAAACCCAGCTAAAGGTGAAATCGTTGGCACCAATGTCCCGAGTCCTTTAGCTGGCCTGAACGGGCAGGCTCTATCAGTAAAGTGGCGTAAAAGATTGCGATATAGATCGGGGGCCTGCTGATGTGTGGGATAGCGGGCTGTATTTTTACGTCGAACCCGGCGCCAGTTCCAGCGTTTGAGGCGGTTCAGAGGATGGTCGGCGTGATGCGTCGGCGTGGCCCCGATGCGGAGGGGATTTGGCCGGGTGAAGGCGTCGTCCTTGGTCATTGCCGTCTGGCGATCCTCGATCTGGACGCTCGCGCCAATCAGCCTTTGTTGTCCAACGATGGTCGCTACGCAATTGTCTTCAATGGCGAGATTTACAATTTCCGCGAGTTGCGCCGGAGCTTGGAGGCGGACGGCGCAACCTTCCGTACGGCCTCCGACACCGAAGTACTACTGGCGCTGTTCGCCCGCGAAGGTGAGCGGATGCTGCCCAAGCTGCGCGGCATGTTCGCCTTTGGCATTTGGGATAACCAGACCCGCGAACTATTCCTGGCGCGCGACCCCTACGGTATCAAACCGTTGTATTACACGCGAACTGGGCAGGGTCTGGCCTTCGGCTCCCAAGTGAAGGCACTACTGGCGTCTGGCTTTGTTTCAACTGAACAAGAACCGGCAGGACTGGCGGGTTTTTACCTGTGGGGCAGTGTGCCGGAACCGTGGACGCTTTACCGTGATGTCTTCGCCCTGCCCGCGGGTCACTGGCTTCGCGCGCGAGAGGGCATGATGGACGCGCCGGTTTGTTGGCACGACATCCGTACTCATTGGCAGATGGAAAGCAGTAAGACATCCGCTTCGGAACTGCGTGAAAGGGTGCGACAAGCAGTGCGAGATTCGGTACGCGCCCACTTGGTGGCGGACGTGCCGGTGAGCGTGTTTCTTTCCGGCGGCATAGACTCGGGTGCGATCGCCGGACTGGCTGCCGAGATGGGGGCGCAGGTTGAGGGGATAACCATTGGCTTCGAGGAGTTCGCCGGTCGGTACGATGACGAGGTGCCCGCGGCCAGCGCCATTGCCGCCCATTACGAGGTGCCGCACCATGTGCGCCAAGTCACCCGGACCGAGTTCGAGCAGGACCTCCCGCGCATTCTCGACGCCATGGACCAACCTTCCGTGGATGGCGTCAATACTTGGTTTGCCAGCAAGGCAGCGGCGGAACTCGGCTACAAAGTGACGCTCTCGGGCGTGGGGGGGGATGAGCTATTCTGCGGTTATCCCTCCTTTCGGCAGATTCCGCGCATGGCGGCGCTGGCGCGCGCGGTCGTGGCTGTTCCTGGCGCTCGGGCCTTGTTGAGCGCGCCCTGCGCTTGGCTTGCGCGGCTAAGGGCGCAACCGAAGTTTGCCGGCATCCCCGAATGGATGGACACCCTGGAAGGCTTGTATTTCCTACGGCGCTGCCTGTTCCTGCCTGGGGAGCTGCCGGCCCTGATGGGCGCGGAAAGGGCGCGGGAGGGGCTGGCGCGGTTGGGCAGAGCGCCGCCCGGTATGACCCCGGGCAAAGCACGGGATGGGGCAGCAGCTGTCGGCCTGCTGGAATCCACCCACTACCTGCGCAACCAGTTATTGCGCGACAGCGACTGGGCCAGCATGGGACATTCGCTGGAACTGCGCACGCCGCTGGTGGATGCGAAAGTGCTAGATACGCTAGGGCCGTGCGTATCCGGCTTCACAGGCGGCGCAGGCAAGGCCATGCTGGCACGGTCGCCGGCAAAGCCCTTGCCGGATGCCATCATCCATCGCCCCAAGACCGGTTTCGGTTTGCCGATGGCGAAATGGCTGTCAGCAGCGACGGCGGATAAGAAGGCCTGGGCTGAAGTGCCTATGCTAGCTGTGCCGGGGACGCCGTGGGCGCGGCGCTGGGCGAAAAGCATTGTCACGGAGGCGCAAGTATGCGTGTGATCCACGTTGTGCCCGCCATTACCGAAGAGGCAAGCGGCCCTTCTTATTCGGTAGTGCGCCTGTGCGAGTCATTGATCGGGCAAGGACAGGAGGTCACGCTGGCTGCGCTCGATTTAGCGCCGATGCAGTCTCCACCCTCCTGCCTAAAAGCCTTCCCGCTGGGATGGGGGCCACCCCGTTTGGGGCGGTCGCCAGCGATGCGGCGCTGGCTTGATGGACAGGTGCGGTCTAAAAGTCTCGATCTTTTGCATAACCACGGTATGTGGCAGATGAATGCCATCTATCCGGGGTGGGCCGCAAAAAAAAGCAACATCAATTTTGTCGTTTCGCCCCGTGGCGCATTTTCTAAATGGGCCATGCGGCATGGTACAGTGATGAAAAAAGTGTTTTGGCCCGCGCTTCAGCGGCCCGCCCTGGAACATACGGCCTGTTTTCACGCCACGGCAGAATCGGAATACGAGGATATCCGGCGCATGGGTTTCCGCCAGCCAGTAGCAATCATCCCCAACGGCATCGATATTCCCGACTTGCCACCGAAGAAATGGGGTGATTTCCGTACTGTGCTGTTCCTCGGGCGCCTCCACCGGGTCAAGGGGCTGGACATGCTGCTGCCGGCCTGGCGGGCAGTACAGGATCGCTTTCCCGACTGGCGGCTGGTTATCGCTGGAAGCGATATCGGTTATTACAGAAAGAGCGGCTATCTAGAAGAACTGTATCGGCTGGTTCAAAAACTGGGACTGGAACGCATAGAGTTTGTTGGCGGGTTGTACGGGGCTGAAAAGACGCAGGCTTACTACAATGCCGACCTCTATATCTTGCCTAGCTATTCCGAGAACTTTGGCGTGACCGTGGCGGAGGCGCTGGCGGCGGGGACACCCGCCATCGTCAGCAAAGGAGCGCCTTGGGGAGGTTTGGTG
This portion of the Methylococcus mesophilus genome encodes:
- the asnB gene encoding asparagine synthase (glutamine-hydrolyzing); this translates as MCGIAGCIFTSNPAPVPAFEAVQRMVGVMRRRGPDAEGIWPGEGVVLGHCRLAILDLDARANQPLLSNDGRYAIVFNGEIYNFRELRRSLEADGATFRTASDTEVLLALFAREGERMLPKLRGMFAFGIWDNQTRELFLARDPYGIKPLYYTRTGQGLAFGSQVKALLASGFVSTEQEPAGLAGFYLWGSVPEPWTLYRDVFALPAGHWLRAREGMMDAPVCWHDIRTHWQMESSKTSASELRERVRQAVRDSVRAHLVADVPVSVFLSGGIDSGAIAGLAAEMGAQVEGITIGFEEFAGRYDDEVPAASAIAAHYEVPHHVRQVTRTEFEQDLPRILDAMDQPSVDGVNTWFASKAAAELGYKVTLSGVGGDELFCGYPSFRQIPRMAALARAVVAVPGARALLSAPCAWLARLRAQPKFAGIPEWMDTLEGLYFLRRCLFLPGELPALMGAERAREGLARLGRAPPGMTPGKARDGAAAVGLLESTHYLRNQLLRDSDWASMGHSLELRTPLVDAKVLDTLGPCVSGFTGGAGKAMLARSPAKPLPDAIIHRPKTGFGLPMAKWLSAATADKKAWAEVPMLAVPGTPWARRWAKSIVTEAQVCV
- a CDS encoding glycosyltransferase — translated: MRVIHVVPAITEEASGPSYSVVRLCESLIGQGQEVTLAALDLAPMQSPPSCLKAFPLGWGPPRLGRSPAMRRWLDGQVRSKSLDLLHNHGMWQMNAIYPGWAAKKSNINFVVSPRGAFSKWAMRHGTVMKKVFWPALQRPALEHTACFHATAESEYEDIRRMGFRQPVAIIPNGIDIPDLPPKKWGDFRTVLFLGRLHRVKGLDMLLPAWRAVQDRFPDWRLVIAGSDIGYYRKSGYLEELYRLVQKLGLERIEFVGGLYGAEKTQAYYNADLYILPSYSENFGVTVAEALAAGTPAIVSKGAPWGGLVTQQAGWWSDVSLDALVACLEDALGRSPDELEQMGLRGRNWMETEFSWTRIGAQMADTYRWLLDKSLPDPAGLRVD
- a CDS encoding GDP-mannose 4,6-dehydratase, translating into MSDGFWARGCVDEQFYRPYEFDTMRGDASKAYAVFGWRAQTTLEQLCQMMMQENLRRAE